Proteins encoded in a region of the Strix uralensis isolate ZFMK-TIS-50842 chromosome Z, bStrUra1, whole genome shotgun sequence genome:
- the LOC141938185 gene encoding protein FAM240B-like, producing MNSQYIRHEVRGCETSDLRKFWEKTIEQQTRYLQIEKERQRRSALTKLRNEWMERLEKRIKMLRTQPEDPSS from the exons ATGAATAGCCAATACATACGTCATGAAGTGCGGGGATGCGAAACTAGTGACCTGAGGAAATTCTGGGAAAAGACTATTGAACAACAAACTCGGTATCTGCAAATTGAAAAAGAACGTCAGCGAAGAAGTGCTCTGACAAA GCTCAGAAATGAATGGATGGAGAGGCTGGAAAAACGGATAAAGATGTTGAGGACCCAACCCGAAGACCCATCTAGCTGA